The region GGTCATGTGCGGCTGGGTATCGATCACCGTGACTCGGGCTTCGCCCGGCCGCAGCATCCGCTGCAGGCGCAATGCGAGGGTCAGGCCGACGTGTCCGCCGCCGATGATCACGATCCGTGGCTCAGGCATGCTGCGGCTCCCCTCTCGCACCGGAGCGGGTGCGGCGCGGGTCCACTTCGCGCTCCGGGTGCCGCCGCAGGTACTCCTGTTCGAGCTCGAAGGTGCGCGCCGTGTGTTCCCGCAGCGCATCCGCAGAACCGTGCAGGAAGGTCTCGTTGCGGGTCTGGTGCAGGTGCCGCAGTTCCCGCAGCAGCAGACCTTCGGTCAGCTCGTTGCCGGGAATCCCGGTGGTCGTGCTCATGTCGTCCTCCCGCGTCGGCAGGCAGGCGCAACCGCGACGCCGTGGGGTCACGACGTCATTGCCGGAATACCCCACCTGCCGCGACCGGACACCTGCCGGATCGTGCCTCCAGGCTGCGGTGCGGCCGATCGGTCGGCGACTCGATCGCGGGGGGATCAGGCAGCTTCGTCGAGCGTTTCCGCCTGCGTGTGTCGAACGACCGGCCTGGTAGGGCGGGTCTCTGGTGCGCCGATCCAGGCCAGCAGGCCGAGCACGGCGGTGAATCCGGTGACGGCGAACGCCGCCCGGTACGACACCGTGTCGACGAGCACGCCGGCGATCAGCGGGCCGACGATCGCGCCGCAATCGGCGGCCATCTGGAACGCGGCCAGCACCGGCCCGCCCTTGCCCGTCGCGCCGACGAGGTCGGCGACCGCGGCGTTCTGGGCGGGGTTGAGGATTCCGGCGCCCATACCGGCGATCAGCGAGGCGGCGAGGAACCACGGGACGGAGTCGGTGAAGCCGAGTGAGGCCGTGGCCAGGCCGGAGACGGCAAGCCCCACGAGCACCAGCGGTTTGCGCCCGCGCTTGTCCGCGATTCGGCCGGACAACAACAGCACTGCGGCGTTGCCGGCGGCGAACACGGATAGTGCGACGCCCGCCATCGACTGGGTGGAGCGAAGGGCCTCGACCACGAACAGCGGGACCAACGCGATCCGGACGCCGTAAACCGCCCAGCCGTTGCTGAAGTTCGACAGCATCGCCGCCCGGTAGGCGCGGTGACGCAGCGCCTGGCCGACCGTCATCGATGGCGCGCCGGTGTCGACCTGCCGCGCGGCCAGCGTCGACTTCCGCAGCAACAACCAGCCGATGAAGGCCGCGACGAACAGCGCGATTCCGTAGGTGATGAACGGCAGGCGCAGCGAGTAGCCGACCATGAGGCCGCCGATGATCGGCCCGGAGACGCTGCCCAGCAGGAAACTCGTCGCCCACAGTCCGGACGCGCGGCCGCGCAGGTGCGGTGGGGCGAGGCGGACCAGCAGCGCCAAGGCCGACACCGTGAACATCGTCGAACCGGTGCCGCCGAGGGCCCGGAAGATCAGCAGCTGCCAGTAGGAACCCGCGAACGCGCAGGCGGCGGTGCTGACGCCGACGATGCTGATGCCCCACACGTAGATGGAGCGCTCCCCGAAGAACGACACCAGACGCCCGCTGACCGGCGCGAAGACCAGCCGCATCAAGGCAAACGCGCTGATCACGAAGGACGCCGCAGTCACCCCGACGTCGAAGCTGGCAGCGAACGTCGGTAGTGCCGGCGACACGATGCCCATGCCGACGGCGACGATGAAGCTGCCGATGACCAGTACCCAGATCTCGCGAGGTAGGGAACCGATGCCGGAGTCCTCGGTGGTCTCATCCGCCGTTGCCGAGCTGCTCGACACCGTTCCTCCCAACCTACTTAGGCAAACTAAGCGAAACACGCGCCTTCGACGCGGTCAATCAACTAACCGCGTCTCAGCAACTTCGTGCGTTGTTAACGCGCGCCTCGGCCCGCTATTCCGGGTGAGAGGTGTTCGTCACAGGAGATCGTCGATGCGGCGGGCATAGGCCGTCACGGCGTAGACCACCTCGAAACCGCAGGCTTCGGCGAACCGCTCGGCCGTGCCGCCCTCCTCGCAGTGCGCCGCGACGAGCAGCGCATCACGCTCGTGCAGCTCGTCGACGACCTCCGCGACCAGCTCCCGTCCGACGCCCCGGCGTCGGCGGCCGGGCCGCACGATCACCTGCTCGACCAGGCCGATGCCGCGCTCGATGAAGCCCTGCGCGAATCCGGCGATGCGGTCGGCACCCGGATCGTCGACGACGCGCAACACGCAGCGCGGATCGTCGATCCGGTGCCCGAGGTTGCGCAGCAGCCGCCGCTCGCCCGACGCGGAGAGCCCGGCGTCGTCGGCGATCAGGTCAACGATCGCGGGCAGATCATGGTCCTCGGCCGGACGCGCGAGCCCCTTGGCGTCCTGGCGAACCCGGTGCAGCAGCGCCACGAGTTCTTCCACCGCGCGCCAACCTGCGTCGTCGGCGATGCCTTCGATCTCCGCGACCGTAGTCGGCGACGCGTAGACGACGGCCTCGGCGCGACCCGCCTCGGCGAAGACCTGCTCCAGCGCCAACAGGGTCCCGGCGACCTCGGCGAGCGTGCCCCACAACGCGCACGCGTGGTTCGCGATGGGCAACGGGTTGTCCTGGTTGAGCACCAGCGTCGCGGCGCCGACTCGCGTGCGCAGCCCGTAACGCACGGTGGCCGAGGCCAGCCGCGCGGTCTCGATCAGCCCGGCGAGATCGCGAGCCTGCCGGGGGTCGAGCAGGGCTTCGTCGTCAGGGTCGTGCAGCGGATCCACCCTTTCATTGTCCCCGCCCCGTTCGGCTCGGCGCGCGGTCGGACTGACTAGGCATGGCGCGCTCTGCGCACGCCCGCAGAACTCGCCGAGAAGCTGCTGGTCGTCTTGTTCGACGCGAACTCGGTGAGCGCAAGGCACCACGACATTCGCGACGGGGTACCGAACATCACACGCGTCCAAGATGATCACCTTCCACAAGGTCCCACCTAAAGCTCAGCCTGGCGCGGCTGGGCATGGTCGTGCAGGAACGGCGCCCGACAATGTCCACATTGGACCTATTGATCGATGACGGCCTCGCCTGATGCCTCCTGCTACATCCAGGTGATCTGCCTCAACCGCGCCCGAAAATGCCACGCTACGCATTAGCCTCGATACCGAGCGTGTCCAAGCCGTGGTCAACCCTGCGCCGACGGTGCCGCCGTCCGGGGGCGGGTTTCCCACCGGGCGCTGGAGGATCATCGAGCGACGAGTTCGCTTCTCCGCTCTAGCCGAGCCGACCGGGTGTGGGGCCCACAAGATACGGAGGCACCGTGACCGGGACCTGCCACCATCGCCGGGAACGACTGCGCCGCGAGGCCGAGGCGCAGCTGCGGGACCGGTCCCTGCCGACCTGGCAGCACCGGGTGCTCCAGCGATTCGCGGTGGAGCACGAAAACGGCTGGTTTCCGCTGCTCCACCGATCCGCGCCGCACACCCCGGCCGACCGGCCCGACGCGGTGCTCGTCGGGCCGCTCGGGGTGTTGCTGATCCTGTTGCGCGACGAGGAACCCGGGTGGGAGACCTCGCGGGAGGCGTTCGTGTGGGCCGCGGAACGGCTGGCCGGAGCCTCGATCGGGCCGGGCATGCTGACCGAAGCGGCGGCCCGGACGGTGCTCGTGCAGCCCGCCGGCCACCGCGGCCGCCCGTCGAATACCGGCGAACACCTCACGATCACCGACGGCGAACTCGACCGGATCCTGCGGCGCGGCGAACGGGTACTGGAAGAAGCGGATGTGCAGGCCATCGCCCGGCACCTGGACGGCCGCACCTTCGACCTGACGCCGATCATGTGGCAACCGCGGCGGATCCCGCAGCAGCGCGGCCCCGGCCGGACCGGCGGTACGGCAAGCCCGTTCGACATACCCGACCCGCGCCGGGAGCAGGTCGAGCGCGCCCCGGAGCGACTGTTCCCGGACTGGCGGTTCTTCCTGGACGGCACCCAGCTCGGCGCGGTGCGACGGCGCTACTCGGGGCCCGCGCGGATCACCGGCCCGGCCGGCACCGGCAAATCCGTGGTGGCCCTGCACCGCTTGGCCTACCTGGCGCGACGCACCACCGGGCGACTGCTGTTCACCACGCACCTGCGCAACCTGCCGTTGATCGCCGAAGAACAGTTCCGGTCCCTAGCGCCGCAGCTCGCGCAACGCATCGAGTTCACCCACCTGCACGCCTGGGCGCGCGACTTCCTGGCCGGGCGCGGGCGGGCCGCCGAGGTCGACGAGCAGCAGGTGGAGCAGGCATTCAACGCGGTTTGGCAACGCTCCGAGCTGACCGAGACGCTGCGCAACTTCAGGCCGGTGCGCGGCTACTGGAAGGACGAGATCGACCGGGTGATCAAGGGACGCGGCATCCGGTCGTTGGAGACCTACCGGTCGGTGTCGCGAAAGGGCCGCGGCGCGAACCTGCCACCCGAATTCCGGGCGTATGTTTGGCAGTTCTACTGCGAGTATGAGCGCGCGCTGTCCGAACGGGACGCCTTCGACCACAACGACGTGCTGATGCGGGCGCTGGCCGAGATCGAACGCCGCCCGTTGCCCCGGCAGTACACCTCGGTTGTGGTCGACGAGGTCCAAGACCTGACGCTGATCGGGCTGCGACTGGTGCACGCGATCAGCGGCGACGGGCCGGACCAGCTGCTGCTCGTCGGCGACGGTCAGCAGCAGGTGCACGCCGGTGGTTGGCGGCTGTCCGAGGCCGGAATCTCGTTGCGGGGCCGCGGGGAAATCCTGCGCCGCAACTACCGGAACCGGCTCGCGATCACCGAGCGGGCCGGGGAGCTCGACGCGATCGACCGGTTTGACGACCTCGAGGGCGGCCCGACCGTTTCGCTGCGCTCGTCGCGGCCGGTGCTGCGCGGCGGGCAGGTCGTCGAGTGGCAAGGTAGAAACCAAGAGGAGGCCGTGGTCTCCGCGCTCCGGCGCCTCAACGACAACTCCAGTGTTGCCGTGCTCACCCGCACCAATGGCACCGCCGAGCATTGGGAAAAGGTGTTGCGCGCCGCGGGTTTCGCGGTTCGTCCGGTGGGCCGCTGGGACGGGCGGGCTTGCGCGCCCATCCACGTCGGCACCGTGCACCGTGCCAAGGGCACCGAGTTCCGCAGCGTGTTCCTGCCTGGCGAACCGCTGCCGTCAGGTCGCTACCGGGAAGAGCGCGAAGCGCTGCACCGACAACGTCTGGTCGGCATGACCCGGGCCCGCGATTTCCTGTGGCTTGGCACCGTGATCTCGTCGTGCGGCGCACCGTCGCGATCAACCACCCGATCTCGGGGTCCCGAGTCAGGGTCTTCTCCGGACCCCACCTGATATCGCCCGGTCCCGGCGC is a window of Saccharopolyspora phatthalungensis DNA encoding:
- a CDS encoding DUF6158 family protein, with protein sequence MSTTTGIPGNELTEGLLLRELRHLHQTRNETFLHGSADALREHTARTFELEQEYLRRHPEREVDPRRTRSGARGEPQHA
- a CDS encoding MFS transporter; translation: MSSSSATADETTEDSGIGSLPREIWVLVIGSFIVAVGMGIVSPALPTFAASFDVGVTAASFVISAFALMRLVFAPVSGRLVSFFGERSIYVWGISIVGVSTAACAFAGSYWQLLIFRALGGTGSTMFTVSALALLVRLAPPHLRGRASGLWATSFLLGSVSGPIIGGLMVGYSLRLPFITYGIALFVAAFIGWLLLRKSTLAARQVDTGAPSMTVGQALRHRAYRAAMLSNFSNGWAVYGVRIALVPLFVVEALRSTQSMAGVALSVFAAGNAAVLLLSGRIADKRGRKPLVLVGLAVSGLATASLGFTDSVPWFLAASLIAGMGAGILNPAQNAAVADLVGATGKGGPVLAAFQMAADCGAIVGPLIAGVLVDTVSYRAAFAVTGFTAVLGLLAWIGAPETRPTRPVVRHTQAETLDEAA
- a CDS encoding GNAT family N-acetyltransferase; the encoded protein is MDPLHDPDDEALLDPRQARDLAGLIETARLASATVRYGLRTRVGAATLVLNQDNPLPIANHACALWGTLAEVAGTLLALEQVFAEAGRAEAVVYASPTTVAEIEGIADDAGWRAVEELVALLHRVRQDAKGLARPAEDHDLPAIVDLIADDAGLSASGERRLLRNLGHRIDDPRCVLRVVDDPGADRIAGFAQGFIERGIGLVEQVIVRPGRRRRGVGRELVAEVVDELHERDALLVAAHCEEGGTAERFAEACGFEVVYAVTAYARRIDDLL
- a CDS encoding UvrD-helicase domain-containing protein, whose translation is MTGTCHHRRERLRREAEAQLRDRSLPTWQHRVLQRFAVEHENGWFPLLHRSAPHTPADRPDAVLVGPLGVLLILLRDEEPGWETSREAFVWAAERLAGASIGPGMLTEAAARTVLVQPAGHRGRPSNTGEHLTITDGELDRILRRGERVLEEADVQAIARHLDGRTFDLTPIMWQPRRIPQQRGPGRTGGTASPFDIPDPRREQVERAPERLFPDWRFFLDGTQLGAVRRRYSGPARITGPAGTGKSVVALHRLAYLARRTTGRLLFTTHLRNLPLIAEEQFRSLAPQLAQRIEFTHLHAWARDFLAGRGRAAEVDEQQVEQAFNAVWQRSELTETLRNFRPVRGYWKDEIDRVIKGRGIRSLETYRSVSRKGRGANLPPEFRAYVWQFYCEYERALSERDAFDHNDVLMRALAEIERRPLPRQYTSVVVDEVQDLTLIGLRLVHAISGDGPDQLLLVGDGQQQVHAGGWRLSEAGISLRGRGEILRRNYRNRLAITERAGELDAIDRFDDLEGGPTVSLRSSRPVLRGGQVVEWQGRNQEEAVVSALRRLNDNSSVAVLTRTNGTAEHWEKVLRAAGFAVRPVGRWDGRACAPIHVGTVHRAKGTEFRSVFLPGEPLPSGRYREEREALHRQRLVGMTRARDFLWLGTVISSCGAPSRSTTRSRGPESGSSPDPT